A single genomic interval of Gemmatimonadota bacterium harbors:
- a CDS encoding aminotransferase class I/II-fold pyridoxal phosphate-dependent enzyme yields MPNARRTLTFTESVIREMTRVANQYGAVNLSQGFPDFPMPEEMKEAACDAIRRDFNQYATTWGTKTLRDAIAGKYLRRYGMTVDPEAEITVACGGTEAMASVFLALIDPGDEVLIFEPFYENYGPDAILSEAKPVFVPLTVPDWKLDIDALKAAVTPRTRALVLNSPHNPTGHVFDRAELEAIAEVCIANDIIVITDDPYEYILFEGTHIPIATLPGMRERTVTTSSLSKTFSITGWRLGYAIASPERSGAIRKVHDFLTVGAPAPLQQAAAIGYAFPDSYYQQLSDDYKARREFLAGPLREAGFRFTNPNGAYYFFADFSGLSSQDDVTFAKWMTKEFGVATVPGSSFYRPGAPEGKRFVRFAFCKKRETLEAAVERLAKLKSLL; encoded by the coding sequence ATGCCAAATGCCCGCCGCACCCTGACGTTCACTGAGTCGGTCATTCGCGAGATGACCCGTGTCGCCAATCAATACGGCGCCGTGAACCTCTCCCAAGGTTTTCCCGACTTTCCCATGCCAGAGGAAATGAAGGAAGCCGCCTGCGACGCGATCCGTCGCGACTTCAACCAGTACGCCACGACGTGGGGCACCAAAACGCTCCGCGATGCCATCGCCGGGAAATACCTCCGGCGCTACGGCATGACGGTGGATCCTGAAGCCGAAATTACCGTAGCCTGCGGCGGCACCGAGGCGATGGCCTCCGTCTTTTTGGCGCTCATTGATCCGGGCGACGAAGTGCTGATTTTTGAGCCCTTCTACGAGAACTACGGACCCGACGCCATTCTCAGTGAGGCCAAGCCCGTCTTTGTGCCCCTGACGGTTCCCGACTGGAAGCTCGATATCGACGCCCTCAAGGCCGCCGTCACGCCACGGACGCGCGCGCTCGTGCTCAACTCACCGCACAATCCCACGGGCCACGTATTTGATCGTGCGGAACTCGAGGCGATTGCGGAGGTGTGTATCGCGAACGACATCATCGTGATCACCGACGATCCCTACGAGTACATCCTGTTCGAAGGCACCCATATTCCCATCGCTACGCTGCCAGGCATGCGTGAGCGCACGGTGACGACGTCGAGTCTCTCCAAGACCTTCAGCATCACCGGCTGGCGACTCGGCTACGCGATTGCGAGCCCCGAGCGCTCCGGCGCCATTCGGAAAGTGCACGATTTTCTCACCGTGGGGGCGCCGGCACCGCTGCAGCAGGCCGCGGCCATCGGGTACGCCTTTCCGGATTCGTACTATCAACAACTCTCCGACGATTACAAAGCTCGGCGCGAGTTCTTGGCAGGCCCGCTGCGCGAGGCCGGTTTCCGCTTTACAAACCCGAACGGCGCGTACTACTTCTTTGCCGATTTCTCGGGGCTGAGTTCACAGGACGACGTCACATTCGCCAAATGGATGACGAAGGAATTCGGAGTGGCAACGGTGCCGGGGTCGAGCTTTTATCGCCCTGGTGCGCCCGAGGGAAAACGCTTCGTGCGCTTCGCGTTCTGCAAAAAGCGTGAAACGCTGGAAGCGGCGGTTGAGC